In Spirochaetales bacterium, one genomic interval encodes:
- a CDS encoding ABC transporter ATP-binding protein has translation MYKIRNLSSGYGKNLVIENLSLTIEDNKIIGILGPNGSGKTTLLETIECIKEKKSGSLVYNDKEVDENFKNNIGIQFQAASFYRKLKVKEIFDYFAAFFKSNANVKDLMAKFDLLVCKNKYYEHLSGGMKQKVAVAIALLNDTAGLVFLDEPTAGMDVFSRKRLWKIIKDLRGEGKTIVMATHYIEEAEALCDIVVILSKGQLLDKGTKQYLIDKYCRNHHLEIEISGSVNYKDLMNRFGFIKNIRKTSNGFLDITIDSTVKHQSYFSDLMSYFTASNVVVNYLNLKQPSLEEAFINMCGYKLDENGDLTE, from the coding sequence CACTGACAATCGAAGACAATAAAATTATCGGGATACTGGGACCAAACGGTTCGGGCAAGACGACCCTCCTTGAGACAATCGAATGTATCAAGGAAAAAAAAAGCGGCAGCCTTGTCTATAATGATAAAGAAGTCGATGAAAATTTCAAAAACAATATCGGTATCCAATTTCAAGCAGCGTCCTTTTACCGAAAATTAAAAGTAAAAGAAATATTTGATTACTTTGCGGCTTTTTTTAAAAGCAACGCAAATGTAAAGGATTTGATGGCGAAATTCGATCTTCTTGTCTGTAAAAACAAATATTACGAGCATTTATCGGGTGGCATGAAACAAAAAGTCGCGGTAGCAATCGCCTTACTAAACGATACGGCCGGGCTTGTTTTCCTGGATGAACCGACCGCGGGAATGGATGTTTTTTCAAGAAAGAGGCTGTGGAAAATAATCAAAGATTTGAGGGGCGAAGGCAAAACCATTGTCATGGCTACCCATTATATCGAGGAAGCCGAAGCGCTATGCGATATTGTCGTCATTCTTTCAAAGGGTCAGCTTCTCGACAAAGGAACAAAGCAGTATCTGATAGATAAGTATTGCAGGAATCATCATCTTGAAATAGAGATTTCGGGTTCCGTCAATTACAAAGACCTCATGAACCGCTTCGGTTTCATTAAAAATATAAGAAAAACAAGCAACGGATTTCTTGATATCACGATAGATTCGACGGTAAAACATCAAAGCTATTTTAGCGATTTAATGTCATATTTTACCGCATCCAATGTGGTTGTCAATTATCTGAATCTCAAACAGCCCAGCCTTGAAGAAGCCTTTATCAATATGTGCGGATACAAACTCGATGAAAACGGAGATCTGACTGAATGA